One stretch of Armigeres subalbatus isolate Guangzhou_Male chromosome 2, GZ_Asu_2, whole genome shotgun sequence DNA includes these proteins:
- the LOC134209951 gene encoding cuticle protein 38-like produces MYKIVCLFAIIAVASVSAEPKPGVLAYSAPLVAAAPAAFVSEGAAVYERTFHGNTAPLVPVAAYAAAPYVAAPLAYSAPYVAAAPLLGK; encoded by the exons ATGTACAAGATT GTCTGCCTGTTCGCCATCATTGCAGTTGCATCGGTTTCTGCCGAGCCAAAACCAGGAGTTCTTGCCTACAGCGCTCCTTTGGTAGCGGCGGCCCCAGCTGCCTTCGTGTCGGAAGGAGCAGCCGTCTACGAACGCACCTTCCACGGAAATACTGCCCCACTGGTCCCAGTTGCTGCCTATGCCGCTGCTCCCTATGTCGCTGCTCCATTGGCGTATTCTGCTCCTTACGTTGCAGCCGCTCCACTGCTGGgcaagtga
- the LOC134214713 gene encoding cuticle protein 16.5-like → MYKIICLFTIIAVASVSAEPKPGVLAYSAPLVAAAPAAFVSEGAAVYERTYHGNFAPVAPVAAYAAAPYVAAPLAYSAPYVAAAPVLLK, encoded by the exons ATGTACAAGATT ATCTGCCTGTTCACCATCATTGCTGTCGCTTCGGTGTCGGCTGAGCCAAAGCCCGGAGTCCTTGCATACAGTGCTCCTCTGGTGGCTGCGGCTCCAGCAGCCTTCGTTTCGGAAGGGGCTGCCGTGTACGAACGCACCTACCACGGAAACTTTGCTCCAGTGGCGCCGGTGGCCGCTTACGCTGCTGCACCCTATGTAGCTGCCCCACTGGCGTATTCTGCTCCCTACGTTGCAGCTGCTCCAGTGCTTCTCAAGTGA